The Daucus carota subsp. sativus chromosome 7, DH1 v3.0, whole genome shotgun sequence genome window below encodes:
- the LOC108196169 gene encoding phospholipase D gamma 1, with protein MDNNNKYNPPPYPYGYGYHVPPNQPYPPPPSQNQPYPPPQIYPYSPPQNQPYRPSYQPYPPPPQNQPYPPPPQNQNYAPVPPQYHQYPGAPYDQNYHYSHLYPSQPAPSVNPPNSEYNYHQSPHSTPPLSHSSSGSFHYQLQHSASNSSFQHQSSLHYGSDHEYYQQHSGPLLPPSESHSHVLPQNNESVGSGSTTPHPGYSNNSSTYTSMYPPIEDSLSHMHLSSNQPSAPPSMLAPSAPTDYNGSASSLGQHYTGALVSQPLHPYLEHSISYPSQSPNMQVVPFSPGKGSLKVLLLHGNLDIWIYEAKNLPNMDMFHKTVGDLFGKLPGKVSTITSDPYVSISVTTAVIGRTYVMSNSENPVWTQHFYVPVAHHAAEVHFVIKDSDVLGSQLIGIVSVPVEKIYSGAKVQGHFPVINTNGKICKPGAQLSLSIQYTPMERLGIYHYGVGAGPDYQGVPSTYFPLRRGGIVTLYQDAHVVDDSLPKLKLENGIPYAHGKCWHDIFDAIRQAQRLVYITGWSVWHKVQLVRDPSVTGDSTLGELLKAKSQEGVRVLLLIWDDPTSRNILGYKTDGIMATHDEETRRFFKNSSVQVLLCPRAAGKRHSWARKQEVGTIYTHHQKTVIVDTDAGGSKRKILAFLGGLDLCDGRYDTPQHPIFSTLQTVHKDDYHNPTFAANVVGTPREPWHDLHCKIDGPAAYDVLTNFEERWLKAAKPRVTKKLKISYDDSLLRIERMPDILGMSDAPYLSDNDPNGWHVQIFRSIDSNSVKGFPKDPKEATYKNLVCGKNVLIDMSIHSAYVKAIRAAQHFIYIENQYFIGSSFNWTSYKDLGANNLIPMEIALKIANKIKAHERFAVYIVIPMWPEGNPTGAPTQAILYWQHKTMQMMYETIYKALVEVGLEDAFSPEDYLNFFCLGNREEFSEEDSSTAVSPGAGTPQALCRKNRRFMIYVHSKGMIVDDEYVILGSANINQRSLEGTRDTEIAMGAYQPHHTWAKRLSSPNGQIYGYRMSLWAEHLGTVEDCFTRPESLECVKRVKLMGELNWKTFAADEATDMRGHLLKYPVEVERKGKVKPLPGCETFLDVGGRIVGTFMGIQENVTI; from the exons atggataataataataagtataatcCTCCTCCATACCCATATGGTTATGGCTACCATGTTCCACCAAATCAACCTTACCCACCTCCTCCGTCGCAAAATCAGCCATACCCACCTCCTCAAATTTACCCTTACTCGCCGCCTCAAAATCAGCCTTACCGGCCATCCTACCAGCCATACCCACCCCCACCGCAAAATCAGCCTTACCCGCCTCCaccacaaaatcaaaattacgcGCCAGTTCCACCGCAGTACCACCAGTATCCGGGAGCTCCTTATGATCAGAATTACCATTACTCACACTTGTACCCTTCACAACCAGCTCCTTCTGTGAATCCCCCTAATTCAGAGTATAATTACCATCAGTCCCCACATTCGACCCCGCCGCTATCGCATTCTAGCTCGGGATCCTTTCACTACCAGCTTCAGCATTCGGCTTCTAACTCAAGTTTTCAACACCAGAGTTCGCTGCATTATGGTTCGGATCATGAATATTATCAACAACATTCAGGGCCTTTGCTACCTCCTTCCGAAAGTCATTCTCATGTGCTCCCACAAAATAACGAATCAGTTGGTAGTGGATCGACAACACCGCATCCTGGTTATAGTAATAATTCTTCGACTTATACTTCAATGTATCCGCCTATAGAGGATAGCTTGAGTCACATGCATTTGTCTAGCAATCAACCTTCTGCTCCTCCATCTATGCTAGCACCCTCTGCCCCTACGGATTATAATGGCTCAGCAAGCAGTTTGGGTCAACATTACACGGGAGCTCTTGTGTCTCAACCACTACACCCATACTTAGAGCATTCAATTTCATATCCATCACAGAGTCCAAATATGCAGGTTGTACCTTTTTCTCCTGGTAAAGGTTCTTTGAAGGTGTTGCTTCTTCATGGAAATCTTGATATTTGGATTTACGAGGCAAAAAATCTTCCAAATATGGACATGTTTCATAAAACAGTAGGAGATCTGTTTGGCAAGTTACCAGGGAAAGTCAGTACAATTACGAGCGATCCATATGTCTCAATATCTGTTACAACTGCTGTAATTGGAAGAACTTATGTGATGTCTAATAGTGAAAATCCTGTATGGACGCAACACTTTTATGTTCCTGTGGCACATCATGCTGCAGAAGTGCACTTTGTTATAAAGGATAGTGATGTACTTGGGTCCCAGCTGATAGGTATTGTATCTGTTCCTGTAGAAAAGATTTACTCTGGAGCTAAAGTTCAAGGTCACTTTCCAGTCATCAATACAAATGGTAAGATATGCAAGCCTGGAGCTCAATTAAGCTTATCTATTCAGTATACTCCAATGGAAAGGCTAGGCATATATCATTACGGGGTAGGAGCTGGCCCTGATTACCAAGGTGTCCCCAGCACGTACTTCCCACTTAGGAGAGGTGGAATAGTAACTCTATATCAAGATGCTCATGTTGTTGATGACAGCCTTCCGAAGTTGAAACTTGAGAATGGCATCCCATATGCCCATGGAAAGTGTTGGCATGATATATTTGATGCAATTCGTCAGGCTCAACGTTTGGTTTATATTACTGGGTGGTCTGTGTGGCACAAAGTTCAACTGGTTCGGGATCCTTCTGTCACTGGGGATAGCACACTAGGAGAACTTCTCAAGGCCAAATCACAAGAAGGGGTCCGGGTACTGCTACTCATATGGGATGATCCAACCTCAAGGAACATTTTGGGCTACAAGACA gaTGGGATAATGGCAACCCATGATGAAGAAACTCGACGTTTCTTTAAGAACTCTTCTGTTCAAGTCTTACTCTGTCCTCGTGCTGCTGGAAAGCGTCATAGCTGGGCTAGAAAGCAG GAAGTGGGAACAATTTATACACACCATCAGAAAACTGTAATAGTCGATACCGATGCTGGAGgaagtaaaagaaaaatattagctTTTCTGGGGGGGCTTGATCTATGCGACGGGAGATATGACACTCCACAGCACCCTATTTTTAGCACATTGCAGACAGTGCATAAGGATGACTATCATAACCCAACATTTGCG GCAAATGTTGTTGGCACTCCAAGAGAGCCATGGCATGACCTACACTGCAAAATTGATGGACCAGCAGCATATGATGTTCTGACCAACTTCGAAGAGCGTTGGTTAAAGGCTGCAAAGCCCCGTGTCACTAAAAAGCTAAAGATATCATATGATGATTCTTTACTCCGAATAGAAAGAATGCCTGATATCTTGGGGATGTCTGATGCTCCATACCTTAGCGACAACGATCCTAATGGTTGGCATGTTCAG ATATTTCGTTCAATTGATTCAAATTCTGTGAAAGGATTTCCGAAGGACCCAAAAGAAGCCACATACAAG AATTTGGTCTGTGGGAAGAATGTTCTTATTGATATGAGCATACACTCCGCATATGTAAAGGCCATCCGTGCTGCCCAACATTTCATTTATATTGAGAATCAATACTTTATTGGGTCCTCGTTTAACTGGACTTCATACAAGGATTTAG GTGCTAATAATTTGATTCCAATGGAGATCGCCCTTAAAATTGCCAATAAAATCAAAGCTCATGAAAGGTTCGCAGTATATATTGTTATCCCTATGTGGCCAGAAGGTAATCCAACAGGTGCTCCCACACAAGCAATATTGTACTGGCAG CACAAAACAATGCAAATGATGTATGAAACAATATACAAGGCTCTAGTGGAAGTTGGACTTGAAGATGCATTTTCACCAGAAGATTATTTAAACTTCTTTTGTTTAGGGAATCGGGAAGAATTTAGCGAAGAAGACTCTTCAACTGCTGTGAGTCCCGGTGCAGGAACGCCTCAG GCACTTTGTCGGAAAAACCGAAGATTCATGATTTACGTTCATTCTAAAGGAATGATAGTAGATGATGAATACGTCATATTAGGGTCTGCAAATATCAATCAACGTTCCTTGGAGGGTACCAGAGACACAGAGATAGCTATGGGAGCATACCAACCTCATCATACATGGGCGAAAAGACTTTCAAGCCCCAACGGACAG ATATATGGATATAGAATGTCACTATGGGCAGAGCATCTTGGCACTGTGGAGGACTGTTTTACAAGACCGGAATCTCTAGAATGTGTGAAACGAGTGAAATTAATGGGGGAGTTGAATTGGAAGACATTTGCAGCTGATGAGGCTACAGATATGAGGGGGCATCTCCTAAAGTATCCTGTTGAAGTAGAAAGGAAGGGAAAGGTGAAACCCCTACCCGGATGTGAAACTTTCTTAGATGTAGGGGGGCGTATAGTTGGTACATTTATGGGCATTCAAGAAAATGTCACcatttga
- the LOC135147775 gene encoding uncharacterized protein LOC135147775, with protein sequence MGIYYVNIRIHHGGVFTYKNRIRLYEEGKVELVYCQSIDTICLDSCEVRDIDGGQWVVDIAKKTCSCRRWDLSGIPCSHGCQSLFAMNLNPEEMVHECYSKVVYMKAYANMLKPMRGSLYWPHTPYPDILPPKARRMPGRPKKHRKKEQGEPGAGVKLGKKGIRMRCSLCLMYGHNKSTCLTSKEECDERQRQEAEAKKAQAAAKAQATAAKAQATEKRMKKASSQKNKNEQPTIEGGQPKRKRVRPPKAKNVEVLPPPPPLPPAGVGVFMLKDGHTYFSTTRETIRVSSQPTGSVSDMSSAAKAKPSSSQP encoded by the exons ATGGGGATTTACTATGTCAATATTCGAATTCATCATGGGGGAGTGTTTACTTACAAGAATCGCATACGGCTCTATGAAGAAGGTAAAGTAGAACTAGTTTACTGCCAGAGCATAGATACAATATGTCTTGATTCATGTGAGGTGAGAGATATTGATGGTGGACAGTGGGTTGTTGATATAGCCAAAAAAACATGTTCATGTAGAAGATGGGATTTATCAGGCATTCCTTGTAGTCATGGTTGCCAATCTTTGTTTGCAATGAATCTGAATCCAGAAGAAATGGTACATGAATGCTATTCCAAAGTTGTTTACATGAAAGCATATGCAAACATGCTTAAACCAATGAGAGGAAGTTTATATTGGCCACATACTCCGTATCCAGATATTCTTCCCCCAAAAGCAAGGAGAATGCCTGGGAGGCCTAAAAAACACAGAAAAAAGGAACAAGGGGAGCCTGGTGCAGGTGTAAAGTTGGGGAAAAAAGGCATCAGGATGAGGTGCAGCTTGTGTTTGATGTATGGTCATAATAAGTCCACTTGTTTGACATCAAAGGAAGAATGTGATGAAAGACAGAGGCAAGAAGCTGAGGCAAAAAAGGCTCAAGCAGCAGCAAAGGCACAAGCAACAGCAGCAAAGGCACAAGCTACAGAAAag AGGATGAAAAAGGCATCAAGTCAAAAAAATAAGAACGAGCAACCAACAATTGAAGGGGGACAACCTAAGAGGAAGAGGGTAAGGCCACCCAAAGCAAAAAATGTTGAAGTTCtacctccacctcctccactTCCACCAGCCGGTGTAGGTGTTTTTATGTTAAAAGATGGTCACACATATTTCTCAACAACAAGAGAAACAATCAGAGTCTCATCACAACCAACTGGAAGTGTTTCTGATATGTCATCCGCAGCAAAGGCCAAACCAAGTTCTAGCCAGCCTTAA
- the LOC108196226 gene encoding DEAD-box ATP-dependent RNA helicase 8 — MNSRGRYPPGIGGAGGGNPNYQPRNPNPNQQYVQRNYMQNQQQFAQQPQQNTQQQWLRRGQIGGDSGAEEVEKTVQSEAADTSSNDWKARLKLPPQDTRYRTEDVTATKGNEFEDYFLKRELLMGIYEKGFEKPSPIQEESIPIALTGSDILARAKNGTGKTAAFCIPALEKIDQDNNVIQVVILVPTRELALQTSQVCKELGKHLNIEVMVTTGGTSLKDDIMRLYQPVHLLVGTPGRILDLAKKGICNLQNCAMLVMDEADKLLSPEFQPSIEHLISFLPTNRQILMFSATFPVTVKDFKDRYLQKPYVINLMDELTLKGITQFYAFVEERQKIHCLNTLFSKLQINQSIIFCNSVNRVELLAKKITELGYSCFYIHAKMLQDHRNRVFHDFRNGACRNLVCTDLFTRGIDIQAVNVVINFDFPKSAETYLHRVGRSGRFGHLGLAVNLITYEDRFNLYRIEQELGTEIKQIPPHIDQAIYCQ; from the exons ATGAACTCGCGAGGTAGATACCCGCCGGGAATCGGCGGCGCCGGCGGCGGAAACCCTAATTATCAGCCACGGAACCCCAACCCTAACCAGCAGTATGTACAGAGGAACTATATGCAGAATCAGCAGCAGTTTGCGCAACAGCCGCAGCAGAACACGCAGCAGCAATGGCTGAGGAGGGGCCAAATTGGAGGCGATTCGGGAGCCGAGGAGGTCGAGAAGACGGTGCAGTCGGAAGCGGCTGATACGAG CTCAAACGATTGGAAGGCCCGATTAAAGCTTCCACCGCAGGACACTCGGTACAGGACAGAG GATGTAACAGCAACTAAAGGAAATGAATTTGAAGACTATTTTCTGAAACGCGAGCTGCTTATGGGGATCTATGAGAAGGGTTTTGAAAAGCCCTCTCCAATTCAGGAGGAAAGTATACCCATTGCTTTGACTGGCAGTGATATTCTTGCTAGAGCTAAAAATGGTACTGGCAAAACTGCTGCTTTTTGCATTCCTGCATTGGAAAAGATTGATCAAGACAATAATGTGATTCAAG TTGTTATACTTGTTCCTACCCGAGAATTGGCTCTTCAGACTTCACAAGTCTGTAAAGAGCTTGGAAAACACTTAAATATTGAAGTCATGGTTACAACTGGTGGAACTAGCTTAAAAGATGATATCATGCGTTTATATCAGCCAGTCCATTTACTAGTTGGTACTCCTGGAAGAATACTAGATCTTGCAAAGAAGGGTATTTGCAACTTGCAGAATTGTGCAATGCTTGTTATGGATGAG GCCGATAAGCTCTTGTCCCCGGAGTTCCAACCTTCCATAGAACACCTCATTAGCTTTTTGCCTACAAATCGTCAGATTTTGATGTTTTCAGCTACATTTCCGGTGACAGTCAAGGATTTCAAAGATAGATATTTACAGAAGCCCTATGTTATCAACCTTATGGATGAGCTTACTCTGAAGGGAATAACACAATTTTATGCTTTTGTTGAAGAAAGGCAGAAAATACACTGCCTCAACACTCTCTTTTCGAAG CTTCAAATCAACCAGTCGATCATATTCTGCAATTCTGTGAACCGTGTGGAGCTTCTGGCCAAGAAAATTACAGAGCTAGGTTATTCATGCTTCTACATTCATGCAAAGATGCTTCAGGACCACCGGAACAGAGTATTTCATGATTTTCGCAATGGTGCATGCAGGAATCTTGTCTGCACtg ATCTTTTTACAAGAGGGATAGATATTCAAGCTGTCAATGTtgtcataaattttgatttccCGAAAAGCGCTGAAACTTATCTCCACAGG GTTGGTCGATCTGGGAGATTTGGACACCTTGGTTTGGCAGTGAATCTGATCACTTACGAAGACCGCTTTAACTT GTATAGAATTGAACAAGAACTTGGGACAGAGATAAAGCAAATTCCCCCACATATAGATCAGGCAATATACTGCCAGTGA